GATACCTCTGATTTTGGTAACAGCGGTAACTGGCGTGTTGTTGCAGACCTCTACAAAGCCGACGCCGAGAAAGCGGAAGCCAGCAAAAACCGCGTGATCAATGGCGTGGTTGAATTACCGAAGTCTGAAGCCGTGATGCTGGAACCGTTTGATACCGTCACGGTACAGGGTTTCTACCGCAGTCAGCCGGAAGTAAATGACGCCATCACCAAAGCGGCAAACGAAAAAGGCGCCTACGCCTTCTACATCGTGCGTCAGATCGATGCGAACCAGGGTGGCAACCAGCGTATTACCGCTTTCATCTATAAAAAAGATGCGAAGAAACGCGTAGTACAGAGTCCTGACGCGATCCCGGCGGATTCCGATGCCGGTCGCGCAGCGTTAGCTGCCGGTGGCGAAGCGGCGAAAAAGGTCGAAATCCCAGGTGTTGCTACCACCGCGTCTCCGAGTTCTGAAGTAGGCCGCTTCTTCGAAACGCAATCCACCAAAGGCGGGCGTTACACTGTCACCCTTCCGGATGGCACTAAAGTCGAAGAACTGAACAAAGCCACGGCAGCCATGATGGTGCCGTTCGACAGCATCAAGTTCACCGGCAACTACAGCAGCATGACCGAAGTCTCTTATCAGGTCGCGAAGCGTGCAGCGAAGCAAGGGGCCAAGTATTACCACATTACTCGCCAGTGGCAGGAACGTGGTAATAACATGACTATCAGCGCCGATCTGTATAAATAACGCGCTCCGGTAGTAAAATAAGGCGGCTTTATGCCGCCTTTCGTTTTATTAGTCACAAATTTTTCTCTGATCATTGCATGCAGTCTCTTCTCTCCGTAAAATCCCGCGCCTTAGTGGCTTTCACCATTTTTATGCGTTTTGCCACAATAATTATTCTTCATCTTTCGTTTTTACCACGGGATAACCATGGAAAAGAAACTGGGACTGAGCGCACTCACCGCGCTGGTTTTAAGCTCAATGCTTGGCGCAGGTGTTTTCAGTCTGCCGCAGAACATGGCCGCTGTTGCCAGTCCGTCAGCATTACTCATCGGCTGGGCGATTACCGGAGCCGGGATAATGCTGCTGGCGTTTGCCATGTTAATTCTGACCCGCATTCGGCCCGAACTGGATGGTGGCATTTTCACCTATGCCCGTGAAGGATTCGGGGAGCTGATCGGTTTCTGTTCTGCCTGGGGTTACTGGCTATGCGCGGTGATTGCCAACGTCTCCTACCTCGTCATTGTCTTCTCTGCCCTCAGTTTCTTTACCGATACCCCAGCGTTGCGTCTGTTTGGTGACGGAAACACCTGGCAGGCGATCGTGGGCGCCTCGGTTCTGCTGTGGGTAGTACACTTTCTGGTACTGCGCGGCGTACAAACGGCGGCCAGCATCAATCTGGTGGCGACGCTGGCAAAATTGTTGCCGCTCGGTTTGTTTATCGTGCTGGCCTTTATGGCGTTTAAACTGGACATCTTCAGTCTGGATTTTACCGGCCTCGCGCTGGGTGTCCCGGTCTGGGAACAGGTTAAAAACACGATGCTCATCACACTATGGGTGTTCATCGGTGTGGAAGGCGCGGTGGTAGTCTCGGCGAGGGCGCGCAATAAGCACGATGTGGGTCGCGCCACGCTGTTAGCGGTGCTCTCCGCACTTGCCGTGTATCTGCTGGTTACCCTGCTCTCGCTTGGCGTGGTTGCCCGTCCTGAACTGGCAGAGATCCGTAACCCGTCGATGGCCGGTTTGATGGTCAAGATGATGGGACCATGGGGTGAGATTATTATCGCGGCGGGCCTGATTGTCTCTGTCTGCGGGGCGTATCTGAGCTGGACGATTATGGCGGCGGAAGTTCCGTTTCTCGCTTCAACGCATAAAGCCTTCCCGCGGATTTTCGCCCGTCAGAATGCGCAAGGTGCGCCATCGGCCTCGCTGTGGCTCACCAACCTCTGCGTCCAGATCTGCCTGGTGCTTATCTGGCTTACCGGTTCGGATTACAACACGCTGCTGACCATCGCTTCAGAGATGATTCTGGTTCCCTATTTCCTCGTCGGTGCCTTTCTGCTAAAAATTGCCACCCGTCCGCTTCACCAGGCGGTAGGTGTCGGTGCGTGCATTTATGGCTTATGGTTATTGTATGCTTCCGGGCCGATGCATCTGCTGCTCTCGGTGGTGCTTTACGCACCGGGTCTGCTGGTGTTCCTGTATGCGCGCAAAACGCATACGCATGATAACGTTCTGAATCGTCAGGAGATGGTGCTGATTGGTCTGTTGCTGGTTGCCGCCGTACCGGCGACCTGGTTGCTGGTGGGGTAATCGCATCCCATCGTTTGACGCTAATAGCCTGATTTGCAGGCGCATAAGGAGTTTTTCGATGGGAACTCAACATCCTCTGCCCATTCTCGTGACCGGTGGCGGTCGCCGCATCGGTCTCGCGATTGCCTGGCATTTTATCAACCAGAAACAGCCGGTGATCGTCAGTTATCGTACGCATTATCCGGCCATTGACGGGCTGACCCAGGCGGGCGCGCTGTGCATTCAGGCCGATTTCTCCACCGATGAAGGCATTCTGACCTTCGCCGATAAAGTGAAAGAGCAAGCCCGCGGTCTGCGCGCTATTGTGCACAACGCCAGCGCGTGGATGGCAGAGAAGCCCGGAACGCCGCTCTCTGATGTACTGGCCTGCATGATGCAAATCCACGTCAATGCGCCTTATCTGCTTAATCATGCGCTCGAAGGCATGCTGCGCGGGCACGGGCACGCCGCCAGCGACATCATCCATTTTACGGATTACGTTGTGGAGAAAGGCAGCGACAAGCATATCGCCTACGCGGCAAGCAAAGCGGCGCTGGATAATATGACCCGCTCATTCGCTCGTAAGCTCGCGCCGGAAGTAAAGGTCAACGCGATCGCCCCTTCGCTGATTCTGTTTAACGAAGGTGACGATGCCGAATACCGTCAGCAGGCGC
The DNA window shown above is from Citrobacter farmeri and carries:
- the ydgH gene encoding DUF1471 family protein YdgH, giving the protein MKLKNTLLASALLSATAFSVNAATELTPEQAAALKPYDRVTVTGRFNAIGDAVKAVNRRADKEGAASFYVVDTSDFGNSGNWRVVADLYKADAEKAEASKNRVINGVVELPKSEAVMLEPFDTVTVQGFYRSQPEVNDAITKAANEKGAYAFYIVRQIDANQGGNQRITAFIYKKDAKKRVVQSPDAIPADSDAGRAALAAGGEAAKKVEIPGVATTASPSSEVGRFFETQSTKGGRYTVTLPDGTKVEELNKATAAMMVPFDSIKFTGNYSSMTEVSYQVAKRAAKQGAKYYHITRQWQERGNNMTISADLYK
- a CDS encoding amino acid permease; the protein is MEKKLGLSALTALVLSSMLGAGVFSLPQNMAAVASPSALLIGWAITGAGIMLLAFAMLILTRIRPELDGGIFTYAREGFGELIGFCSAWGYWLCAVIANVSYLVIVFSALSFFTDTPALRLFGDGNTWQAIVGASVLLWVVHFLVLRGVQTAASINLVATLAKLLPLGLFIVLAFMAFKLDIFSLDFTGLALGVPVWEQVKNTMLITLWVFIGVEGAVVVSARARNKHDVGRATLLAVLSALAVYLLVTLLSLGVVARPELAEIRNPSMAGLMVKMMGPWGEIIIAAGLIVSVCGAYLSWTIMAAEVPFLASTHKAFPRIFARQNAQGAPSASLWLTNLCVQICLVLIWLTGSDYNTLLTIASEMILVPYFLVGAFLLKIATRPLHQAVGVGACIYGLWLLYASGPMHLLLSVVLYAPGLLVFLYARKTHTHDNVLNRQEMVLIGLLLVAAVPATWLLVG
- the folM gene encoding dihydromonapterin reductase, with product MGTQHPLPILVTGGGRRIGLAIAWHFINQKQPVIVSYRTHYPAIDGLTQAGALCIQADFSTDEGILTFADKVKEQARGLRAIVHNASAWMAEKPGTPLSDVLACMMQIHVNAPYLLNHALEGMLRGHGHAASDIIHFTDYVVEKGSDKHIAYAASKAALDNMTRSFARKLAPEVKVNAIAPSLILFNEGDDAEYRQQALNKSLMKTAPGEKEVIDLIDYLLTSCFVTGRSFAVDGGRHLR